The Paenibacillus dendritiformis region CCGCGGCTGTCCGTTCATCAATGCGCTTATCGACGGCGCGGACAAAATATAATTCGCTCTCTCGCGCAGCAAACGGGACAATGCCGCCCCTGACCATATTCCCCTCTCCGCCATCACCTTGCGCAGCATCCATACGAGCATATGAATGATCCTCCTGTTTCCGGAAATTTAGCTGTCGGCTAAATTTATTAGGTATTACCTAATATATGCGATAGCTTGCAAGATGTCATCAGAAATTGTCCTGAAAATATGATAAAAATCATTTTTTGCCGTGATAAATTGGTATCTCCCGGCCCATGCGGAGCGATCCTCCGCATATTATAATGATGAATAACTTGACAATCCGGGGCACGGATTGTTCACGGGAGGGCGATGACCGGATATGAAGCCGAAGACGGGAGATATTTATTGCGTATGGGTGGAGCCGCTGCGGAAATACGCCGCTTGCCAGGTGACCATGCTGAAGGAGACGGACTCGGGCAAAGGAAGGAGTCTGGCCGCCGTACTGGAATTGGACTGGATCGGCGACGATCTGCCCAATGAAGAAGAGCTCGAGAGCATGAAGCCGCTGTATTGCGATTATTTCTTCTGGAATCACCGGATCGATCACAGCTACCTCGACGCTATTGTCCCCCAAAATTATATTTTGGCAGGCAATGTGCCCCCGAAGGTAACAGAGAAGACCAACAGTTACAGCGGCGGCTGGAATGTCGGCGGCAGCGTCTACCGGCAGCTAAAATGGATGGAAATCCCCGAGGAACGGCGGAAACGCTTCAAAGAAGCAGCGCAGGATGACACGATGATTGAAGTGGGCGGCCAGCAGGTTCGACGTTCCATGAATGTCGCCGATGACGAGCTTCTGCGGAGCCTCTCCGACGTGTCCGAGCTGGACAAGCT contains the following coding sequences:
- a CDS encoding helix-turn-helix domain-containing protein, whose product is MLVWMLRKVMAERGIWSGAALSRLLRERANYILSAPSISALMNGQPRQMKAETLDALCTALDCTPNDLWVHTSPMKKKGVK